The sequence below is a genomic window from Cerasicoccus sp. TK19100.
CGCTGGACACCGCAGGCGAGGGTGGTGCCTGGGGCATCGCACTTTTGGCCGCATACATGATGCGCGCAGATCAGGCCATGACGCTGCCCGAATTTTTAAAACCTGTTTTCGCCGACAGCATGGGAGCAGCGGTTGAACCCGACCCGGAGGATGTCGCGGGCTTCCTTCGCTTTTTTGAACGCTACCACCGCGGCCTCTCAATCGAGCGCGCGGCAGTAGACGCGATTTAATGGTTAAACCTTAGCAATGATTTAATACAATGAGCACGAAACAAGTTTGGTTTGTCACCGGTAGTCAGCACCTTTACGGCCCGGAAACGTTGAAGCAAGTGGCGGCGAACGCCGAAGAGATCGCCAAGGCGCTCAACGCCGATGCATCGATACCGGTCGAGATCGTCTTCAAGCCGATTGTCACCACTCCGTCGGAGATTCGGTCGACCCTCGCCGCGGCTAGCAGTGAGGCGAGCTGCATCGGTGTTATCACATGGATGCACACATTCTCGCCGGCGAAAATGTGGATCAGCGGCCTGAATGCGCTGACCAAGCCGATCTGCCATCTGCACACGCAGTTCAACCGCGACATCCCTTGGGATATCATCGACATGGACTTCATGAACCTGAACCAGTCGGCGCATGGTGGGCGTGAATACGGTCATATGCTGACCCGCATGCGCATTCCGCGTAAGGTGATCGTGGGCCACTGGGAAGCATCTTCGGTCCGCAATCAATTGGCAAAGTGGGCGGGCGTTGCGCTTGGTTGGGATGAAATGCGCAACCTGAAAATCGTCCGCTTTGGCGATAACATGCGCTATGTTTCGGTGACTTGTGGGGACAAGGTCGAGGCCGAGCGGGTGTTCGGTTTTGAAGTGAATACGCATGCCGTGGGCGACTTGGTTGCGGTGATCAATGAAGGTGCGGATGCGGAAATCGACAATGTATGCCAAGAGTATGCCGACCTGTATGATTTGGCTCCAGAGCTGGCTAAGGGTGGGGCGCGCCACGACTCTTTGCGTGAAGCCGCGCGCATTGAGATTGGCCTGCGCCGATTCCTGGTCGACGGCGGCTATGGCGCATTTTCCGATACCTTTGAAGATCTCCACGGCATGGTGCAGTTGCCGGGCTTGCCGGTGCAGCGTCTTATGTCCGACGGATACGGGTTTGCCGGTGAAGGAGACTGGAAGCACGCCATGCTGGTGCGCGTGCTCAAGGCGATGACTCCGGGCATGAGCGGCGGCACCTCCTTTATGGAGGACTATACTTACCACTTCGATCCGGCTGGCGCGCGCTGCCTGGGTTCGCACATGTTGGAGATTTGCCCGTCCATTTCGGCGACCAAGCCACGTGTCGAAATTCATCCTCTGGGCATCGGGGGGAAGGCTGACCCGGTTCGCCTGGTTTTCAATGGCTCCACGGGTTCGGCGATCAATGTTTCGCTGGTCGATCTCGGCAACCGTTTCCGCTTCCTCGTGAATGAGGTGGAAAGCGTCGAGATACCCCATGAAATGCCGAAGCTGCCAGTGGCCCGCGTCCTCTGGGATGCCAAGCCGAACCTGGCAACGGCGGCCGAAGCCTGGATTCAGGCGGGCGGGGCTCACCACACGGCGTTCAGCTTTGACGTGACTGCGGACCAGATCGAAATGCTCGCCGAGATCAGCGGCGTCGAGTGCGTTTTCATCGATGAGGCGACCGAGATGCGCCGATTCAAGCAGGACCTGCGCACGGGCGAAGTTTATTACGGCATCCGGGGGATCTAAGCGATGAATTACCAATCCATTCGCGAAGAGTGCTGCGAGGCGAACCTCGCGTTGCCCAAGACCGGCCTGGTCGATTTGACCTTCGGCAATGTCAGTGTGCTCGATGCTGACGCCGGTGTCTTTGCCATAAAGCCAAGCGGGGTGGACTATGCCGCCCTCCGCCCGGAGGATATGGTGGT
It includes:
- the araA gene encoding L-arabinose isomerase, whose product is MSTKQVWFVTGSQHLYGPETLKQVAANAEEIAKALNADASIPVEIVFKPIVTTPSEIRSTLAAASSEASCIGVITWMHTFSPAKMWISGLNALTKPICHLHTQFNRDIPWDIIDMDFMNLNQSAHGGREYGHMLTRMRIPRKVIVGHWEASSVRNQLAKWAGVALGWDEMRNLKIVRFGDNMRYVSVTCGDKVEAERVFGFEVNTHAVGDLVAVINEGADAEIDNVCQEYADLYDLAPELAKGGARHDSLREAARIEIGLRRFLVDGGYGAFSDTFEDLHGMVQLPGLPVQRLMSDGYGFAGEGDWKHAMLVRVLKAMTPGMSGGTSFMEDYTYHFDPAGARCLGSHMLEICPSISATKPRVEIHPLGIGGKADPVRLVFNGSTGSAINVSLVDLGNRFRFLVNEVESVEIPHEMPKLPVARVLWDAKPNLATAAEAWIQAGGAHHTAFSFDVTADQIEMLAEISGVECVFIDEATEMRRFKQDLRTGEVYYGIRGI